The proteins below are encoded in one region of Hordeum vulgare subsp. vulgare chromosome 3H, MorexV3_pseudomolecules_assembly, whole genome shotgun sequence:
- the LOC123444530 gene encoding casein kinase 1-like protein HD16 yields MPELRSGVRQSRLKSRKAEDPDVQDPAENLAVTAPTVAGRRGRGRGGRGGGRGSGRGRAGGRGRGVPVIDLDPDQPFGVLPGAAVGGGAVGGPQRIEEFADKVVKMDGVSPEKIGGGEDDASPVPEKVQVGHSPQYKVERKLGKGGFGQVYVGRRVSGGTERTGPDAYEVALKFEHRNSKGCNYGPPYEWQVYSSLNGCYGIPWVHYKGRQGDYYVLVMDILGPSLWDVWNSLGQTMTISMVACIAVEAISILEKLHAKGFVHGDVKPENFLLGQPGSPDEKKLFLIDLGLASKWKETSSGQHVDYDQRPDIFRGTIRYASVHAHLGRTGSRRDDLESLAYTLIFLLRGRLPWQGYQGDNKSFLVCKKKMSISPDLMCCYCAPPFKLFLETVTNMKFDEEPNYPKLISLFDELIEPQHLRPIRIDGALKAGQKRGRVSHEEDEQPRKKVRLGSPANQWISVYNAKRPMKQRYHYNVAEARLHQHIEKGNEDGLFISSVASSANLWALIMDAGTGFTSQVYELSPIFLHKDWIMEQWENNYYISAIAGATNGSSLVVMSKGTPYTQQSYKVSESFPFKWINKKWKEGFHVTSMTTAGTRWGVVMSRNSGYSEQVVELDFLYPSEGIHRRWENGYRITSTAATGDQAAFILSIPKRKLMDETQETLRTSAFPSNHVKEKWAKNLYIASICYGRTVS; encoded by the exons ATGCCAGAGTTGCGTAGTGGAGTTCGACAATCTCGGTTGAAGTCGAGGAAGGCTGAGGATCCCGACGTACAGGACCCGGCAGAGAACTTGGCAGTGACAGCGCCTACGGTGGCAGGAAGACGCGgaagaggaaggggtgggagaggtggAGGCCGAGGATCAGGGAGGGGAAGGgcaggaggaagagggagaggtgtTCCTGTGATTGACTTGGATCCAGACCAGCCTTTTGGTGTTCTTCCTGGAGCTGCTGTTGGTGGAGGTGCTGTGGGTGGTCCACAGCGcatcgaggaatttgctgataagGTTGTGAAGATGGATGGCGTGAGtcctgagaagatcggtggtggtGAAGATGATGCATCTCCAGTCCCAGAGAAG GTTCAAGTAGGCCATTCTCCACAGTATAAGGTAGAGCGGAAATTGGGCAAGGGTGGTTTTGGGCAGGTTTATGTTGGCAGAAGAGTTTCTGGTGGAACGGAGCGAACTGGACCAGATGCTTATGAG GTTGCTTTGAAATTTGAGCACCGCAACAGTAAGGGGTGCAATTATGGCCCTCCATATGAGTGGCAAGTTTATAG CTCTCTGAACGGATGTTATGGTATACCGTGGGTTCACTACAAAGGCCGTCAAGGGGACTATTATGTGCTG GTAATGGATATACTAGGCCCTAGCCTTTGGGATGTTTGGAATTCTTTAGGGCAAAC AATGACTATAAGTATGGTTGCTTGCATCGCTGTAGAGGCTATATCTATCCTTGAGAAACTTCATGCAAAGGG GTTTGTTCATGGAGATGTTAAGCCAGAGAATTTTCTACTTGGCCAACCTGGATCACCTGATGAGAAGAAGCTTTTTCTGATTGACCTTGGGTTGG CATCGAAATGGAAGGAAACATCGTCTGGGCAACATGTTGACTACGATCAGAGGCCTGATATTTTTAG GGGCACAATAAGATATGCTAGTGTGCATGCCCATTTGGGCCGCACTGGTAGCAGAAGGGATGATCTGGAATCACTAGCATACACATTGATATTTCTACTCAGAGGAAGGTTACCTTGGCAGGGCTATCag GGGGACAACAAGAGCTTTCTTGTTTGCAAGAAGAAAATGTCTATCTCTCCAGATCTGATGTGCTGTTACTGCGCACCTCCTTTTAAACTTTTTCTGGAAACCGTGACAAACATGAAATTCGATGAAGAACCAAACTACCCGAAGCTTATTTCCCTCTTTGATGAATTGATTGAGCCCCAGCATTTGAGGCCTATTAGAATTGATGGTGCTCTAAAG GCTGGACAAAAACGAGGAAGAGTAAGTCATGAAGAAGATGAACAACCGAGGAAGAAAGTTCGACTGGGAAGCCCCGCAAATCAGTGGATTTCAGTATATAATGCTAAGAGGCCCATGAAACAGAG GTATCATTACAATGTAGCAGAAGCCCGACTTCATCAACACATAGAGAAAGGGAATGAAGATGGATTGTTTATTAGTTCGGTAGCATCTTCAGCAAATCTCTGGGCCCTTATTATGGATGCTGGAACCGGGTTCACATCCCAAGTTTACGAACTTTCACCAATATTCCTTCATAAG GACTGGATTATGGAGCAGTGGGAAAATAACTACTACATCAGTGCCATAGCAGGAGCAACAAACGGAAGTTCCTTGGTTGTCATGTCAAAAG GAACCCCTTACACTCAACAGTCTTACAAAGTCAGTGAATCGTTCcccttcaagtggatcaacaagaAATGGAAAGAAGGATTTCATGTTACATCAATGACTACAGCAGGGACCCGCTGGGGTGTAGTTATGTCAAGGAACTCTGGATATTCTGAACAG GTAGTAGAATTGGATTTTCTTTATCCCAGTGAAGGGATCCACCGACGATGGGAGAATGGATATAGAATAACTTCTACAGCAGCCACTGGTGATCAAGCTGCTTTTATATTGAGCATTCCCAAAAGAAAATTGATGGACGAGACACAAGAAACTCTCAGAACATCGGCTTTCCCAAGCAACCATGTGAAG GAGAAATGGGCCAAGAATCTTTACATTGCCTCTATATGCTATGGGCGGACGGTGTCGTGA